The following coding sequences are from one Sesamum indicum cultivar Zhongzhi No. 13 linkage group LG11, S_indicum_v1.0, whole genome shotgun sequence window:
- the LOC105174651 gene encoding uncharacterized protein LOC105174651, giving the protein MGDLPGGGAAAELRPVASHSTPFAEPNPLEIRGQNWATVDRAAREIIRKVQPTTVSEERRREVVDYIQRLIRNCLGIEVFPYGSVPLKTYLPDGDIDLTAFGVTNDEDALADDMKSVLEEEEKNRAAEFIVKDVQLIRAEVKLVKCIVQDIVVDVSFNQIGGLCTLCFLEQVDRLIGKDHLFKRSIILIKAWCYYESRILGAHHGLISTYALETLVLYIFHLFHSTLDGPLAVLYKFLDYFSKFDWETYCISLNGPVRLSSLPAIVAEMPEDSDRDLLLSSDFLSSCIGMFSVPSRGGDKNSRGFQRKHLNIVDPLKEINNLGRSVSKGNFYRIRSAFSYGARKLARILTQPEDSIATELHKFFSNTMARHGGGKRPDVQDFDPSVICNRPISAMPVPEAGLSKTDNLNEYIDEHAGDFQPSSGKFSQDLLKGTERKSDVANGEPYSSLVLKHPTLLLDRDQPSEPNALGSRFHGDSNDLATSSLGELKISAGSSTRQTPVMKESVTAIAKPYHAPHLYFSKSKSMRDREPDSDKQDNCGKSTSSLVSSGSDEGRDDAVGSMDENQFVDKDEAVASSKSKDVFPAPKSLSFSGDQNHMDSDHGSTRTSERPEALNSSDLTGDYDSYLHCLQYGRWCYEYALTIHSLHMPHLPTAPYQGSNSPWDGLLPLSHFKQNGFSHRHHNGFHPSPAMYTMQPLLVPGVPFGWEEMPKPRGTGTYFPNMSQSPQGYRSSSMKARNQAPSRSPRTNGRSMIFREPNMLDRSSHELSQPQVRVEKSVMVSSSGNHPSFSPRGNGYPNANGLSIQHEGVVEFELVGHASGTSESDKNRKQRSVSGSPKTFSGTQKSRPALSREQDRISLNHLKDEDDFPPLSA; this is encoded by the exons atgggTGATCTTCCGGGGGGTGGCGCAGCGGCGGAGTTGAGGCCCGTGGCTTCACATTCGACGCCGTTCGCTGAGCCAAACCCGTTAGAGATTAGAGGGCAGAATTGGGCCACAGTTGACAGAGCGGCCCGTGAAATAATCCGGAAGGTCCAACCCACTACTGTATCCGAAGAGAGGAGAAGGGAGGTCGTTGATTATATTCAGAGATTAATCAGGAATTGTCTTGGCATTGAG GTATTCCCATATGGATCTGTGCCATTGAAAACTTATCTTCCAGATGGAGATATTGATTTGACTGCCTTTGGTGTCACAAATGATGAAGATGCTTTGGCTGATGATATGAAATCTGtgcttgaagaagaagagaaaaataggGCTGCCGAGTTTATAGTAAAGGATGTCCAGCTCATTCGTGCTGAG GTTAAGCTTGTGAAATGTATTGTTCAAGATATTGTTGTTGACGTATCCTTTAACCAAATTGGGGGCCTTTGTACTTTATGCTTTCTGGAGCAG GTTGATCGCCTCATTGGCAAAGATCATCTGTTTAAGCGCAGTATTATCCTGATCAAAGCATGGTGCTACTATGAAAGTCGTATCCTTGGTGCTCATCATGGTTTGATTTCTACATATGCTTTGGAGACGTTGGTTTTGTACATTTTCCATCTTTTTCACTCAACGTTAGATGGGCCTTTAGCT GTTCTATATAAGTTTTTGGACTATTTCAGCAAATTTGATTGGGAGACCTACTGTATTAGCTTAAATGGCCCTGTTCGCCTCTCTTCATTGCCAGCTATTGTTG CTGAGATGCCAGAAGATAGTGACAGAGATTTACTGCTAAGCAGCGATTTCTTAAGTTCATGTATTGGCATGTTTTCAGTTCCTTCAAGAGGTGGCGACAAAAATTCTCGTGGGTTTCAGCGGAAACATCTTAACATAGTTGATCCACTGAAAGAGATCAATAATCTTGGACGTAGTGTCAGTAAAG GAAACTTCTACCGCATACGCAGTGCTTTCTCTTATGGGGCTAGAAAACTTGCACGGATACTTACGCAGCCTGAAGATTCTATTGCTACTGAGCTTCACAAATTCTTCTCCAACACTATGGCTAGGCATGGAGGTGGAAAGAGGCCTGACGTTCAGGATTTTGACCCCTCCGTAATTTGCAACAGGCCCATCTCCGCAATGCCTGTTCCAGAGGCTGGGTTGTCTAAAACTGATAACTTAAACGAATACATCGATGAGCATGCTGGAGATTTTCAGCCCAGTTCAGGTAAATTTTCCCAAGATTTACTCAAAGGGACAGAAAGAAAATCAGATGTGGCAAATGGAGAGCCATACAGCAGCTTGGTGTTAAAACACCCAACATTGTTGCTGGACAGAGACCAGCCTTCTGAACCTAATGCTCTGGGTTCTCGTTTTCATGGAGATTCAAATGACCTTGCCACCTCTTCGCTTGGGGAGCTTAAGATTTCTGCTGGTTCATCCACACGTCAAACTCCAGTTATGAAGGAGAGTGTCACTGCAATTGCTAAGCCCTATCATGCACCTCAcctctatttttcaaaatcgaAAAGTATGAGAGACCGAGAGCCAGATTCAGATAAGCAGGACAACTGTGGAAAGAGCACCTCTTCCTTGGTTTCATCAGGAtctgatgaaggaagagaTGATGCTGTTGGAAGCATGGACGAAAACCAATTTGTTGACAAAGATGAAGCAGTGGCTTCAAGCAAATCCAAGGATGTTTTTCCGGCTCCAAAGTCATTGTCTTTTTCAGGGGATCAAAATCATATGGATTCAGACCATGGCTCAACAAGAACAAGCGAGAGACCTGAAGCTTTAAACTCATCAGATCTCACTGGGGATTATGATAGTTACTTGCACTGCTTGCAATATGGTCGATGGTGCTATGAATATGCCTTAACTATTCATTCTTTGCACATGCCTCACTTGCCAACTGCTCCATATCAAGGCAGTAACAGTCCATGGGACGGTCTCCTGCCCCTGTCGCATTTTAAGCAGAACGGGTTTTCCCATCGACATCATAATGGCTTCCATCCAAGTCCAGCAATGTATACCATGCAACCTTTACTAGTACCAGGTGTCCCCTTTGGGTGGGAAGAGATGCCAAAACCCAGAGGAACAGGAACATACTTTCCAAATATG AGTCAATCCCCACAAGGTTATAGATCTTCGTCAATGAAAGCAAGGAATCAAGCACCATCAAGGTCTCCACGAACCAATGGGCGAAGTATGATATTTAGAGAGCCAAATATGCTAGACAGAAGCAGCCATGAATTGTCACAACCTCAAGTCCGTGTCGAGAAAAGTGTGATGGTTAGTTCTTCTGGTAACCACCCATCATTTTCTCCTCGTGGGAATGGGTATCCTAATGCAAATGGCTTATCGATCCAACATGAGGGGgttgttgaatttgaattgGTTGGACATGCATCTGGAACATCTGAATCAGATAAGAACAGGAAACAAAGATCCGTCTCTGGGTCCCCCAAAACTTTCTCAGGGACACAAAAGTCACGACCTGCATTGAGTAGGGAGCAGGATAG GATTTCATTGAACCATCTGAAAGATGAAGATGATTTCCCTCCGTTGTCTGCCTGA